From one Azospirillum ramasamyi genomic stretch:
- a CDS encoding F0F1 ATP synthase subunit epsilon codes for MADKVEFELVSPEKLLKSQPVDMVVVPGSEGDFGVLAGHSPMISTVRPGVIDVYEGDRVVDRVFVAGGFAEVTEARCTVLAEEAVALTDLDRATVEKQIKDLSEDLDDSKSDAERAVAESKLAVARAKLDALSQSAAH; via the coding sequence ATGGCCGATAAAGTCGAATTCGAGCTGGTCTCGCCGGAAAAGCTGCTGAAGTCGCAGCCCGTGGACATGGTCGTGGTGCCGGGTTCGGAAGGCGATTTCGGCGTGCTCGCCGGCCATTCGCCGATGATCTCGACCGTGCGTCCGGGTGTCATCGACGTGTATGAGGGCGACCGCGTGGTCGACCGCGTCTTCGTCGCCGGCGGCTTCGCCGAGGTCACCGAGGCCCGCTGCACCGTGCTGGCCGAGGAAGCGGTGGCGCTCACCGACCTGGACCGCGCCACGGTCGAGAAGCAGATCAAGGACCTGTCCGAGGATCTGGACGACAGCAAGTCGGACGCCGAGCGTGCCGTCGCCGAGTCCAAGCTGGCCGTTGCGCGCGCCAAGCTGGACGCGCTGAGCCAGTCCGCCGCTCACTGA
- a CDS encoding acyl-ACP desaturase, translating to MARAHWRIDELPWDRFDAGRVDPDLVPLIKAAALVEFNADDYTAYLCNVFNDDPEFQEVARGWAVEEVQHGEALGRWAELVDPTFDFRAAVERFRAGYRVPIDLDASVRGSRTGEMIARCMVETGTSSYYAAIGDSTDEPVLKEICRNIAADELRHYKIFYTYAKKYLDREGLNKVQRLKVALSRIGESEDDELAYAYYAANAPADAAYEHKVYNAAYMRRAYGRYRRKHVDRAVAMVFKACGLKPHTRLCQMASTGAWWLIDRRARKLATQAA from the coding sequence ATGGCGCGTGCGCATTGGCGGATCGATGAGCTTCCCTGGGACCGTTTCGACGCAGGCCGTGTCGATCCCGATCTGGTCCCCCTGATCAAGGCGGCGGCTCTGGTCGAGTTCAACGCCGACGACTACACGGCCTATCTCTGCAACGTCTTCAATGACGATCCGGAGTTTCAGGAGGTCGCCCGCGGCTGGGCGGTCGAGGAGGTCCAGCATGGCGAGGCGCTGGGCCGCTGGGCCGAGCTGGTCGACCCGACCTTCGATTTCCGGGCGGCGGTCGAGCGCTTCCGCGCCGGCTACCGCGTGCCGATCGATCTGGACGCCTCGGTCCGCGGGTCGCGCACCGGCGAGATGATCGCCCGCTGCATGGTGGAAACCGGAACCAGTTCCTACTACGCGGCCATCGGTGATTCGACCGACGAGCCGGTGTTGAAGGAGATCTGCCGCAACATCGCCGCCGACGAACTCCGCCACTACAAGATCTTCTACACCTACGCCAAGAAGTATCTGGACCGCGAGGGGCTGAACAAGGTTCAGCGCCTGAAGGTGGCGCTGTCACGCATCGGCGAGTCCGAGGACGACGAGTTGGCCTACGCCTATTACGCCGCCAACGCTCCGGCGGATGCCGCGTATGAGCACAAGGTCTACAACGCCGCCTACATGCGCCGTGCCTATGGCCGCTATCGCCGCAAGCATGTCGACCGTGCCGTCGCCATGGTGTTCAAGGCTTGCGGCCTGAAGCCTCACACCCGCCTGTGCCAGATGGCGTCCACCGGCGCCTGGTGGCTGATCGACCGCCGCGCCAGGAAGCTGGCGACCCAGGCTGCCTGA